From a region of the Trichoderma atroviride chromosome 6, complete sequence genome:
- a CDS encoding uncharacterized protein (SMCOG1119:halogenase~EggNog:ENOG41~antiSMASH:Cluster_6.2), whose protein sequence is MTIPEKCTVLVVGGGPAGSYAASALAREGIDTVILEADKFPRYHIGESMLASMRHFLRFIDVDSEFDNYGFTKKVGAAFKLNPRKREGYTDFLAAGGPENYAWNVVRSEADHLLFKHAAKSGAKAFDGVQIKKINFVDAPYKGSGELPHEYPGRPVSATYLRKDDNSTHEIKFDYIVDASGRVGLLSTKHLKNRRYNQGLKNVANWGYWKGAGAYGKGTPRENSPFFEALQDESGWAWLIPLHNGTVSIGVVMNQKMSAERKSQMGSPDSKTFYLNCLKELAPDLSKLMENGELITDIKSASDYSYSASGYAIPHARIAGDAGCFIDPYFSSGVHLAFVGGLSAATTIAAAIRGDCSEEEAADWHSKKVADSYVRFLLVVLSAYRQIRAQNEPVLSDFDEDNFDRAFAFFRPVIQGTADVDSKLSQDELSKTLEFCSNAFEPVKPEDRSSMLEKLGQNPDTAYQVDLSPQQRTVVDHIRARQMMRTEDTMNINSFGTDAINGFIPTLKKGGLGLVRA, encoded by the exons ATGACAATTCCTGAAAAATGCACGGTCCTCGTCGTTGGCGGGGGTCCAGCTGGCTCATACGCTGCCTCTGCTTTGGCAAGGGAGGGCATTGACACGGTCATCTTGGAGGCTGATAAGTTTCCACG ATACCATATCGGAGAGAGTATGCTGGCGTCGATGCGCCACTTTCTCAGATTCATTGATGTAGACTCAGAGTTTGACAATTATGGATTTACGAAAAAG GTTGGCGCAGCTTTCAAGCTGAACCCTAGAAAGCGGGAAGGAT ATACAGATTTTCTTGCTGCAGGCGGCCCTGAGAACTATGCTTGGAATGTAGTTCGATCAGAGGCAGACCACCTGCTTTTCAAACACGCTGCAAAGAGCGGCGCAAAGGCATTTGACGGCGTTCAAATCAAGAAGATTAATTTCGTTGACGCTCCATACAAAGGGTCAGGGGAACTGCCTCACGAGTATCCCGGCCGACCTGTTTCAGCGACCTACTTGCGAAAGGATGATAACTCCACTCATGAGATCAAATTCGACTACATTGTTGACGCAAGTGGTCGTGTGGGATTGCTCAGCACAAAACACTTGAAGAATCGTCGATACAACCAAGGTTTGAAGAATGTTGCTAATTGGGGCTACTGGAAGGGTGCAGGTGCATATGGAAAAGGGACGCCGAGAGAAAACTCTCCATTTTTTGAGGCATTGCAAG ATGAAAGCGGCTGGGCGTGGCTCATCCCATTGCACAACGGCACTGTCTCCATTGGTGTTGTTATGAATCAAAAGATGTCTGCTGAGAGAAAGTCGCAGATGGGCTCTCCTGACTCCAAGACATTTTACTTGAACTgtctcaaggagctggcgcCTGATCTCAGCAAGCTCATGGAGAATGGAGAGCTCATCACAGATATTAAATCCGCTTCGGATTATTCGTACAGCGCTTCAGGATACGCTATTCCCCATGCACGAAtcgctggagatgctggctGTTTCATTGACCCGTACTTTTCTTCTGGTGTTCACTTGGCTTTCGTCGGTGGCCTGTCTGCAGCCACTACTATTGCGGCGGCAATCAGGGGAGATTGctccgaagaagaagcagccgacTGGCATTCCAAGAAAGTTGCCGATAGCTATGTCCGCTTCTTGCTGGTCGTCCTGAGCGCCTATAGACAAATTCGAGCTCAAAATGAGCCGGTGCTAAGCGACTTCGACGAAGACAATTTTGACCGCgcgtttgcctttttcagGCCTG TGATTCAAGGAACAGCGGACGTGGATAGCAAGTTATCCCAGGATGAGCTCTCCAAAACTCTCGAGTTTTGCAGCAACGCCTTTGAGCCGGTTAAGCCCGAAGATCGCTCAAGcatgctggagaagctcggTCAGAATCCAGATACAGCGTATCAAGTTGACCTTTCTCCTCAGCAGCGAACTGTTGTAGATCACATTCGGGCTAGGCAGATGATGAGAACAGAGGATACCATGAACATCAATAGCTTCGGAACCGACGCAATCAATGGATTTATTCCCACCCTGAAGAAGGGAGGTCTTGGTCTTGTACGCGCCTaa
- a CDS encoding uncharacterized protein (TransMembrane:8 (o40-57i110-134o140-158i165-183o195-215i236-258o264-287i294-315o)~antiSMASH:Cluster_6.2), producing MAPGKVSPPPLYSPPTKGLLSYLPASWVPYAELIRLDKPHGIYMILYPYILGTLYAAKISSAPLPLPLVINRIIQLTIWTFFLRSAGCAWNDNIDQDYDRQTARCRNRPIARGAISTFQGHVYATALIALGFLSLQEFPFESKASAAVAVVLACVYPFGKRFTHFAQVPLGATLSVAIVLAPYSVGVDPLSEANILPTASLVACIIMLVMFYDVVYARADTADDLKSGVKGMAVLFRNWMTTLLLSLITGITALLFVAGQSTGMSALFFQLSVTGPAVCLLTMITLLSNNSKSYAWYAGKCYVLAIVSLLGGFAVEYYKTLVY from the coding sequence ATGGCTCCTGGAAAagtctctcctcctcctctctatTCACCTCCCACAAAAGGGCTCCTATCGTATCTGCCAGCATCATGGGTACCCTACGCCGAGCTCATTCGACTTGACAAACCACATGGCATCTACATGATTTTATACCCCTACATCCTAGGCACCCTATACGCAGCCAAGATTTCATCCGCTCCGCTGCCTCTACCTCTGGTCATTAATCGTATCATCCAACTTACGATATGGACCTTTTTCCTCCGAAGCGCCGGCTGCGCTTGGAATGACAACATCGACCAAGATTATGACAGGCAGACGGCTCGGTGCAGAAACAGGCCGATAGCACGCGGCGCAATCTCAACTTTTCAAGGGCACGTCTATGCCACCGCACTGATAGCTCTCGGCTTCTTATCCTTGCAAGAGTTTCCCTTTGAGTCCAAGGCGTCTGCCGCCGTGGCTGTCGTGTTGGCATGCGTCTACCCTTTTGGAAAACGCTTCACACATTTTGCCCAAGTTCCTCTAGGTGCAACGTTGTCTGTCGCTATTGTTCTGGCACCCTATTCCGTAGGCGTGGATCCTCTCTCGGAAGCAAACATTCTGCCAACAGCTAGCCTTGTAGCCTGCATCATCATGCTTGTCATGTTCTACGATGTCGTCTACGCACGTGCGGATACGGCCGACGATTTGAAGTCCGGGGTCAAAGGCATGGCGGTTCTCTTTCGCAATTGGATGACAACATTGCTTCTGTCTCTGATTACTGGCATCACAGCGCTTCTCTTCGTTGCAGGACAGTCTACTGGAATGAGTGCCTTGTTCTTCCAGCTATCTGTTACGGGCCCGGCTGTCTGCCTTCTCACTATGATTACTCTGCTATCTAATAACTCCAAAAGCTATGCTTGGTACGCCGGAAAGTGCTATGTTCTAGCTATTGTTAGCTTGCTAGGTGGATTCGCTGTGGAATATTATAAGACACTCGTGTACTAA
- a CDS encoding putative NRPS-like protein biosynthetic cluster (EggNog:ENOG41~SMCOG1002:AMP-dependent synthetase and ligase~antiSMASH:Cluster_6.2): MRAFVKAKVDFFSSERKEDHVHSLPELIDFNAVHNPDHLFCIQARSNGPFIDVTNAQFKVAVDQCAQWIADNVKVPTAATKNGLAERPPVALLMESDFGLIVHQFALVSMGIPPLVLSARLSPEAIFHLLKSTEASSLIISQRIAQATKGAFGGVKLIDIHVGQPYSSFYDVAEDKRVKRDSAYPKNVDANILLLHSSGTTGLPKPIALTHRQLVFSVSHGDFDKEEEAQGIVISTLPLFHGFGLLAPGLSMSIGKTVCFPASDRIPDAHSIVDLVNTSGATGMMTVPFLLEDMAALPNEVGLKTLAKLDFVGTGGSALSAAFGASAAAAGIRLLNLYGTTETGPLTKTFAPKDGYDWKYFRLRKDMLFKVSELDPHDGERRFRLTVFPFGAEKPFEIADQLIRNEAFPETDFAAVGRDDDVVVLANGEKVNPLLLETALTESGLVKSAIAFGENQFEIGVIVEPTDPIADDEKEKFKNKIWPIVVQAGERMDATARIYSPIAIIVLSSSVVVPRTDKGSIARKEVFKLLEADITQVYKDLDNGAIDVPPLNYANLEQELKELIQKRLKLRVSPEAWTTEDNIFTLGLDSLQATTLRRILLSAATETSPDVIRRDFVYVNYSVRLMADALRQNASSSTSGTTFGKEVQNFTQRYSVKSLRTAEAGNPEGAAKLVEGAVVLLTGSSGSLGSYALAELAKSPQVAKVVCLLRKRPGSVISPVPGGSKVDKASLVFKGVELTDAEWTKVTALEIDPTADNLGLPPMVYAMVSKTVTHVLHAAWPMNFHMRLPSFDYQFAYLKNLLQLSVEAPQKVRFLFISSISVLAKLGLDDPGHSIPETPLKVESAACGVGYADAKLVCEKMLEEASLLYSDALEVSIARCGQLTGARKTSAWNVIEQIPMLIRTSQSLGILPTIQGTVSWIPVDDAAAVTTELLLNPAAPGLVTHVENPVRQTWGEILEIVRAELGITNSLPYDDWLDRVAATDDKDTDVYPVKKLYDFFKLYFITASSGTVVMATDVSRKGSATLRELTALDKDVIAGYVRYWKKSRLPGLKIELPVGVRFFQFRGSCSVHGGGSEFLHVLAPGQVTTTPQGTYIACYTL, from the exons ATGCGTGCATTTGTTAAAGCTAAAGttgacttcttctcttcagagagaaaagaagatcaTGTACACTCTTTGCCAGAGTTAATTGACTTTAATGCCGTCCATAACCCCGACCACCTCTTTTGCATTCAGGCTCGGTCAAACGGACCGTTCATCGACGTCACCAATGCACAATTCAAGGTTGCAGTTGACCAGTGCGCTCAATGGATTGCAGACAACGTCAAAGTGCCGACCGCCGCAACTAAGAATGGTCTGGCTGAGAGACCTCCGGTCGCTTTACTCATGGAAAGTGACTTTGGCCTGATAGTGCATCAGTTTGCTCTGGTGTCCATGGGTATTCCC CCGCTCGTCCTTTCTGCACGCCTCAGTCCTGAGGctattttccatcttctaAAAAGCACCGAAGCGTCTTCCCTTATCATCTCACAGAGGATCGCACAGGCCACCAAGGGAGCCTTTGGGGGCGTCAAACTCATCGATATTCATGTCGGTCAGCCATACAGCTCATTTTACGATGTGGCAGAAGACAAGAGGGTCAAAAGAGACTCTGCTTATCCGAAAAACGTTGATGCCAACATTCTGCTGTTGCATTCGTCCGGTACCACTGGTCTTCCAAAGCCAATTGCTCTCACTCACCGACAGCTAGTATTCTCtgtcagccatggcgatttcgacaaagaagaagaggcccaGGGGATTGTCATCTCTACCCTTCCTCTTTTCCACGGATTCGGTCTACTTGCTCCTGGACTGTCCATGTCGATTGGAAAGACTGTGTGCTTCCCAGCCTCTGACCGTATTCCCGATGCTCACTCGATTGTAGACCTGGTCAACACTTCCGGCGCAACGGGTATGATGACAgtcccttttcttctcgagGACATGGCCGCACTACCGAACGAGGTGGGTTTGAAGACACTAGCCAAACTGGATTTTGTTGGAACGGGAGGCAGTGCTCTCAGTGCCGCGTTTGGAGCCtccgctgcagctgcaggaaTTCGACTCCTTAACTTGTATGGAACGACAGAGACAGGTCCCCTCACCAAGACATTTGCGCCCAAGGATGGATACGATTGGAAGTATTTCAGACTACGAAAAGACATGCTATTCAAGGTTTCAGAGTTGGATCCTCACGATGGCGAACGACGGTTCAGGCTGACAGTGTTCCCCTTTGGCGCTGAGAAGCCATTCGAGATTGCCGATCAACTGATTCGAAACGAAGCATTTCCCGAAACTGATTTTGCTGCGGTTGGCCGCGACGACGACGTGGTAGTTCTTGCGAACGGTGAAAAAGTCAACCCTCTACTCCTGGAGACTGCATTGACGGAATCTGGGCTGGTCAAGTCGGCCATTGCGTTTGGAGAGAACCAATTCGAGATTGGTGTGATTGTAGAGCCTACAGATCCCATCGCCGATGACGAGAAGGAGAAGTTTAAGAACAAGATTTGGCCCATTGTTGTCCAGGCGGGCGAGCGGATGGACGCCACGGCAAGAATTTACTCCCCTATCGCCATAATTGTCCTATCATCCAGCGTTGTGGTTCCTAGAACAGACAAAGGATCCATTGCGCGAAAAGAGGTATTCAAGCTGCTTGAGGCAGACATTACCCAAGTTTACAAAGACTTGGACAATGGTGCTATTGATGTACCGCCGCTCAACTACGCAAACCTAGAGCAAGAACTGAAAGAGCTGATTCAAAAGCGGCTTAAGTTACGAGTGTCACCAGAAGCTTGGACGACCGAGGACAATATCTTTACTCTGGGTCTAGATTCTCTGCAAGCTACAACATTGCGAAGAATTCTTCTATCCGCAGCTACAGAAACGTCGCCTGATGTTATTAGGAGAGATTTCGTCTATGTCAACTACTCTGTTAGGCTTATGGCAGATGCACTTCGACAGAATGCCTCGTCGAGCACGAGCGGAACAACCTTTGGCAAAGAGGTGCAAAACTTTACTCAGCGTTATTCCGTCAAGTCTCTCAGAACTGCAGAGGCAGGCAACCCTGAAGGCGCTGCTAAACTTGTTGAAGGAGCCGTGGTGCTGTTGACAGGCAGTTCGGGCAGCCTAGGATCCTATGCGTTGGCGGAATTAGCAAAGTCACCTCAAGTTGCCAAGGTTGTTTGTCTGTTGAGAAAACGCCCCGGCAGCGTAATCAGCCCAGTTCCTGGAGGATCTAAAGTCGACAAGGCCTCTCTTGTTTTCAAGGGTGTAGAATTAACCGATGCAGAGTGGACAAAGGTTACAGCCCTGGAAATCGACCCGACGGCAGACAATTTGGGGCTTCCGCCTATGGTTTACGCCATGGTCTCGAAAACGGTTACTCATGTGTTGCACGCGGCGTGGCCGATGAACTTCCATATGCGACTGCCATCCTTCGACTACCAGTTTGCCTATTTGAAGAATCTCTTGCAGCTGTCCGTCGAAGCGCCGCAAAAGGTCCGATTTTTGTTCATATCGTCGATTTCTGTCCTTGCAAAACTGGGGCTGGACGATCCAGGACACAGTATCCCTGAGACTCCCCTGAAGGTGGAAAGCGCCGCCTGTGGCGTTGGATACGCCGATGCAAAACTAGTCTGCGAAAAgatgctggaagaggcatcGCTGCTCTACAGTGACGCCCTAGAGGTGTCTATTGCTCGATGCGGCCAGTTGACGGGGGCGCGGAAGACTAGTGCCTGGAATGTCATCGAGCAGATCCCAATGCTTATTCGAACTTCCCAAAGCCTGGGTATATTGCCGACGATACAAGGG ACGGTCTCGTGGATCCCGGTTGATGATGCAGCTGCAGTGACAACTGAGCTCCTCCTGAATCCAGCAGCCCCTGGCCTGGTCACCCACGTGGAGAACCCTGTGAGACAGACATGGGGCGAGATCTTGGAAATTGTCCGAGCCGAGCTCGGGATAACAAACTCACTTCCATATGATGACTGGCTAGACCGAGTAGCGGCTACAGATGACAAAGACACCGATGTCTATCCTGTCAAGAAGCTCTATGACTTCTTCAAGCTCTACTTCATAACTGCCTCTTCGGGTACGGTTGTTATGGCAACAGATGTCAGCCGCAAGGGTTCGGCAACCCTTCGCGAACTCACAGCCTTGGACAAGGATGTCATCGCTGGATATGTGCGGTACTGGAAAAAAAGCAGGCTACCTGGATTAAAGATTGAGCTGCCGGTTGGGGTCCGGTTTTTTCAATTCCGCGGAAGCTGCTCCGTACATGGTGGGGGCAGTGAGTTCCTTCATGTATTGGCCCCTGGTCAGGTTACAACAACTCCACAAGGAACCTATATTGCCTGCTATACCTTGTAA